Sequence from the Christiangramia fulva genome:
TCAAAAAGTGCCATGGCGTCTTCATAAGTAATGGTTTCCAAATTCTGGTCCGGGCTCAGACTGGCAAATTTAGGTTTATCCTCATCTTCGACGCTTCCAATTTGCACCATGGGACCAAATTTCCCCAAACGCACGCTCACCGGTTTACCTGTTTCAGGGTCTTCCCCAAGTATCCGCTCGCCTACTTCCCGATCGGCATTCCTGGCAACATCCTGAACATGCGGATGAAAATCTTTATAAAAATCTTTCATCATCACCTTCCATTCCTGATTCCCTTCAGCGATATTATCAAAACTTTCCTCGACCCGGGCAGTGAAATTATAATCCAGGATATTTGAAAAGTGGTTCACGAGAAAATCATTGACCACCATTCCGGTAGCTGTAGGAACCAATTTTCCCTTGTCGCTTCCCACGGTTTCGGTTAAGGTTTTCTCAGAAAGCTTATTATTTTTCAGTTTAAACTGAACATAATTGCGCTCGCTACCTTCAATAGATCCTTTTTCGATATAATTTCTTGTCTGGATCGTAGAAATGGTCGGCGCATAAGTTGATGGCCTGCCGATGCCTAATTCTTCCAGTTTTTTAACAAGGGAAGCCTCGGTATAACGGTAAGGCGGCCTCGTAAACCTTTCAGTTGCCGTAATATAATTGTTTAGCAGTGCCTGATTTTCTTTTAATGCCGGAAGCATTCCGCTTTGCTCTTCGTCTTCCTCATCGCTTCCTTCCAGATAAACCTTCAGGAAACCATCGAATTTCAGTACCTCTCCGTTAGCAGTGAACTGATTATCATGTTTATCGGCATCTATTTTAACATTAGTTCGCTCCAACTGAGCATCGCTCATCTGGGAAGCAATGGCCCTTTTCCAAATTAGTTCATATAACCTTTGCTGATCCCTTTCCGCAGAGATACTGTGTTTTTGAAAACTGGTAGGTCGTATCGCCTCGTGAGCTTCCTGCGCGCCCTTTGCTTTACCTTTAAACTGACGCGGCTTTGAATATTTATCGCCGTATGCCTTTGAAATTTCCTTTTTAGCTCCCTCGCGTGCTTCATCAGATAAATTCACGCTGTCGGTTCTCATATAGGTAATATGCCCCGCTTCGTACAATCGCTGAGCCAGCGTCATGGTTTTACCCACCGAAAAATAGAGTTTTCGGGCCGCTTCCTGCTGAAGGGTGGAAGTGGTAAATGGTGGCGCCGGATTCTTTTTCGCCGGTTTGGTAGTGAGTTCAGCCACCTTAAAGTTCGCACCAATATTATCTTTCAGGAATTGTTCCGCCTCCTCTTTCGTATCAAAATTTTTGGGAATACGGGCTTTAAAAGATTTGCCGTCTTCGGTAGCGAATTCTGCGTCGATCCTGTAAGAAGCCTGAGCTTCAAAATCCTGAATTTCACGCTCTCTTTCCACAATAAGCCTCACAGCAACAGACTGAACCCTTCCTGCTGAAAGACCTCCCTTGACTTTACGCCATAGAACAGGAGATAGTTCATAACCAACCAGCCTGTCAAGTACCCGACGGGCCTGCTGAGCATTTACAAGATTATAATCTATACTTCGTGGATTTTCAATAGCCTTTAAGATCGCGGGTTTGGTAATTTCATGAAAAACGATTCGTTTGGTTTTATCATTTTTCAGCTTCAATTCTTCAGAAAGATGCCATGCAATAGCCTCCCCCTCACGGTCTTCATCACTCGCCAGCCATACAGTTTCTGCTGCTTTGGCAAGACTTTTCAGCTTCTTTACCACATCCTTTTTATCTTTCGAAACGATATATTTAGGCGTAAAATCCCCTTCGGTATCCACACCGATCTCCTTGGTAGGCAAATCGGCAATATGCCCGAAGCTGGAAGCCACTTTGTAGTCGCTGCCCAGGAATTTTTCGATGGTTTTTGCCTTCGCCGGGGACTCTACTATCACTAAATTTTTTGCCATAAATTTTTGAGTTTGTCGTTGCAAAAGTATGTCAAATTTTTAATCTCATGGGCAGGCCAAAAAGAAATCAAGGTTCAAAATGCTTGCAACCCATTGAAAATAAAGGGATTTTAAAGCTTTTTAAAAATTTTTATTCAGTGTAAAAATCTACAGAAGTGACTCCGGAAAGCTTATAACTAAGATCGGGAGAAATATTCCCTTCAACAGAATCTGCTCGATTAAAGGCAATGATCCTTCCGCCTGCACTAGCGGCTTCCGCAACAAAAACGGCATTATAGGAAGCATCATATTTTATATCTACGGGATTTCCTAACTGGGTATTATTCCCTGAAATCACCAACTGGCCCACAGCAGGAATAATATTGCTCCCCGGAGTATTGACGAATTTCGATTCAAAACCGGTAATGCTGTGAATCGCACCATCTCCATTAATACCGGGGTCTCCCATATCGGCAAGAAACATGGTTCCATTCTCAAAATCAAGGCTGCTCAATTGCAAGGCTCCTTCTATGCGCACCGTTTTTTCTGCCACCGCCCTGGAAAAAACCTGGTAGGAATCCAGGAAATTTCGAAAAACGGCCACCTTATTTGAATGAGATTTGATCACATAAAGATCTTCTCCCACGAATTCCATTCCCACTACTTTAAAATCAGTCAGCACCATATTCCGTATTTCAAAACCTGTTTCAGACTTTTTGAAAATAAGGATTCTCCCTTCCTCAGTTTGCAGATCTCCGTCAAAATCAGTGGTATCAGAAACCACATAAAATCCTTCGCTTTTTTCAAGGTCGGTAGGATGTTGAAAAGTGACGGTGCTTGTGAAATCAGTATTGGCATCAATAGAACCCGTTTTATCCGGAATAGAAAGATTTTCATAAGATTCTATACGCCCGGGCTCAAGGGAAAGTACAGCAAATGAAGCTATTCCCTCAGCAATTATTTTGCTCGCTGAAGTAGATGAAATATTAATACTGGGTTTATTACTGCCGTCATTGATGTCATAACGCTTTACGATGCCATTTACGGTTGTTGCAAAAAGATAGGCTTTGCTGGCAAGTTTTATATCCCCATTAGGATTTTCATCAGAGCTGCAAGAAATACTGGTAATAAGGAGTATTCCGCATAAAATTCCGATTAAAGAAAACTTCATTTCGCTGGTGTTACCTGATTTAATATCAATATTATCTAAAATCGAACGAATGAAAGAATTTTTTACTGCCAAATACCAATTTTTGAACTATTATTAACATATAGAACCTCCTAAATAGTTTAATTCGGGTTTAATGAAACCCTCTATTTTTCTTGCTTAAGACTGATAAATATCAGCGTTTTTCTCTCTGCTTCCTCGTAACTTCATCAGTGTTTTTGTTCCTGTGTTATCATCTAAATTTTTTCAATAGATCGATGATAAATAAACAGATCTGGCTGCGGTCTTTCCGTGTTGGATTTTCTTTACTGCTTAAATGTTTCTGCCGGAACGGTCATTCTGTCTTTCTTCGGAATTAACAAAGAACTTTTATTGAAGTGCCAGATGCGATGAAGGGCGATGTTCAAAATATTAACTATGGAAGGATTATTTCCGTAAGGGGAGGGATCGTCGATATTTTTTTCGATCATAACATACCTCCCATCTCCAATCTGCTGCATGCGGGAAAAGAAAATGAGATTTCCATCGAAATACTCACCCAGCTGGATGTGCATCGTGTTCGTGGTATCGCTTTGAATCCAACTCAGGGTCTTGCCCGCGGAATGAAGGTGGAAAGCCGCGGAAATGAATTGCGCGTGCCGGTGGGAAAAGAAATTGTGGGACGTATGTTTGACGTCTTCGGAAATACCATCGACCACGGCGAGCCCATAAAAAATGCCGAACAACGCAAAATTCATAATACTCCCCCTCCACTTCAGAAGCGTTCTACAAAATCTGAAATTTTCGTTACCGGGATCAAGGCTATAGATGTACTGATCCCTTTGGAACGCGGTGGAAAGGCCGGACTTTTTGGTGGTGCCGGGGTGGGAAAGACGGTTTTACTAACCGAACTCATCCATAATATGGTGGAAAACAGCAAAGGCATAAGTATGTTTTGCGGCATTGGCGAACGTTGCCGTGAAGGCCATGAACTTTACTACGGAATGAAGGAAGCCGGTTTGCTCAAAAATATGGTGATGCTTTTCGGGCAGATGAACGAGCCGCCCGGAGCGAGGTTCCGTGTGGGCCATGCCGCGCTGACCATGGCCGAATATTTCAGGGATGATGAGAACCGTGATGTGTTACTGCTTATCGATAATATCTTCAGGTTCATCCAGGCAGGAATGGAAGTTTCCGGCTTAATGGGCCAAATGCCCTCCCGGCTAGGTTACCAGCCCACAATGGGCACCGAACTATCAAAACTTGAAGAACGCATTGCCAATACTGAAACCGGAGCTATTACTTCCATCCAGGCGGTTTATGTGCCCGCCGATGATCTTACCGATCCGGCCGCGGTCCACACGTTTTCACATTTATCGGCTTCGATCGTGCTTTCCCGAAAAAAAGCGGGAGAAGGATTATACCCGGCGATCGATCTGCTGCAATCTGATTCAAAAATGGCAACTCCGGGGATAATCGGGGAAAGACATTACCAGCTGGCACAGGAAATAAGGCAGACGCTGGCACAGTATAAAGAACTTAAAGATATCATTGCCATGCTTGGACTGGAACAGCTTTCCGCTCATGACAGAAATGTGGTGAACCGCGCCCGAAAACTGGAACGTTTCTTTACGCAGCCGTTTTTCGCTACGGAACAATTCAGCGGAATTGAAGGAAAGGCGGTGAGTCTGGACAACGCTCTCGATGGCTGTGAACGGATATTAAATGACGAATTCAAGGATCTTCCTGAAAGCGCCTTCTATATGATAGGAAATATTGAAGAGGCCAAAACCAAGGCAGGCGAAGTTCAAAAAGGAGAGTCTGCTTCCGAAGAAAAAGGGGAAAAGAAAGAAGAGAAAAACAAGGAAAAAACGCCTGAAAAAGAAAAGAAAGATGGACACCCAGTTAATGCATCTTAAGATCCTTTTGCCCTCACGGATCTTTGCCGAGGTCAGGGATGTAAAACGTATTGTAGCTGAAACTTCCGAAGGCCACTACGGATTTTTACCGCAACGGCTGGACTGTGTGGCAGAACTGGAACCGGGGATCTTCAGCTATGAAACGGCAGGAGGTAAAACCACCTATGTCGCGGTTGATATAGGAATACTGGTAAAATCGGGTTTGGAAGTTATGGTTTCCGCCAGGCATGCTATTGGAGGCGTAGATCTTGGTAAACTTCAGGAAACTGTGGAAAAGGAGTTCCTGAAACTGGACGAAGAAGAAAAGAATGTGCGTTACGTCATGGCAAAACTGGAAAGCAGCTTTATACAGAGGCTACAGAAATTTGAAAAGCACAAAAATGAGATCTGATAAAGAGCAGGATAGGGATTTCAGCCGGAAGGTCGGCGAAAAGGAGGAAAGAAAGATCAGGAGCCTCAGGGAAAATAAAAGAAGCGTCTGGTTTGGCCTGGGTATGATGGGAATGGTCGGCTGGTCTGTAGCGGTGCCGGCATTGTTGGGAGTCTTAACAGGATTATGGCTCGACAAAAAATATCCGCAGACCTTTTCATGGACGCTCACACTGCTCGTAATTGGAGTTTTTATCGGGTCGATCATCGCCTGGTACTGGGTAGAAAAAGAAGACCGCGAAATACATAATAATAAAGATCAGGAAAATGAATAACAGCTTTCTCATCATTGTTTTTTTAGTGGGATTTGCCCTCGGAGTATTTTTCTTTGGAGGCTTATGGTACAGCGTAAAAAAGGCCGTGGTTTCTACAAAACCGCTGTTATGGACCTTCGGAAGTTTCTTTATAAGAATGAGCCTGACCGTTTTAACCTTCTATTTTGCAGGCGGCGAAGACTGGCGACGATTTCTGGCTGTTCTCATTGGGTTTATGGCAGGGCGTTTTACAGTAATTCACATTACCAAAACGATCGATGCAAGGCACGCAGAACAAAAAACTGAAATATGAAACTAAGTCCCGACGATACTATTTTCTGGTCGAATGGGTTTATAAACATCAATCTGACGATCGTTACCACATGGGGGCTCATGCTGGTAATGGTGATCGGGGCATGGCTTATTACAAGAAAATTGCAGACAGGGATCAAGATCTCCCGCTGGCAAACCATTCTTGAAATGATCGTTCTAAGCATCAGCAGTCAGGTGAAAGAAGTGGGAATGGACAAGCCGCGTAGATATATTCCATTTATTGGTACACTGTTCCTTTTTATCGGTATTGCCAATTTGTGCATTATTTTCCCCGGCTATGAACCTCCTACCGGCTCACTTTCTACTACGACTGCCCTGGCGATCTCAGTCTTTCTAGCGGTTCCCTTCTTCGGAATTGAAGAGGGAGGCCTTCGAGGATACCTGAAGACGTACCTTGAACCAACATGGTTAATGTTGCCCTTTAATCTAATTGGAGAATTTACGCGTACTCTTGCCCTGGCAGTCCGACTCTTCGGAAACATCATGAGTGGCGGTATGATCGTCGCTATTCTGCTAAGCATAGCCCCGTTTATATTTCCTGTTCTCATGGACGTCCTTGGGCTACTTACAGGGATCGTACAGGCCTATATTTTCAGTGTTCTGGCAACAGTTTACATTGCCGGGGCAGTACAGGCCAGAAAATCGAAACAAAAAACATAAAGTTCAACAAAATAAAAAGCAACTTAAAAATGGATAATATCACAATCATTGGAATCGCGTCTATCATTACCGCCGGGCTCACCACCGGAATCGGCACCATGTTACCGGCGCTAAGTGAAGGAAAAGCAATCGCTTCAGCCTTGAGTTCGCTGGCACAACAGCCGGACGCTTCCTCAACAATTACAAGAACCCTGTTCGTGGGACTGGCAATGATCGAATCGACCGCGATCTACTGTTTCGTGGTCTCCATGATCCTGATCTTCGCCAATCCTTTCTGGAATTTCATCATTGCAAAATAGACTGAAATGAAGATCAACTGGTTCACGGTCATAGCACAGGTCATAAACTTCCTGGTGCTGGTATGGTTGCTGAAACGCTTCCTGTACAAACCCATTCTGAAGGCAACTGATGAGCGGGAAAAGAGTATTGTTTCCAAACTGAAGGATGCGAGTGCTAAGAAAGAGGAAGCCAAGAAGGAACGGGATGAATTTCAGAAGAAAAACAGCACTTTCGAGCAGGAGAAAAAGCAAATGATGGAAAAAGCGGCGAATGAAACCAAAGAGCAAAGTGAGCAGATGATAAATGAAACCCGGAAAGCTGTTGCGGCAATGAAGGAAAAACAGGAAAAGAATTTCCGGCAGATGGAAGAAAATCTGAAAAAGGAACTTGCGGAAAGGACCAGCCACGAAGTGCTTAATATCAGCCGCCAGGTCTTAGCCGATCTTGCTTCCGCAGAACTTGAAGCTCAAATGGTTAAGCATTTCATTGAACAGCTGCAGGGAATGGACGAGGCCGGCAAACAGGCATTTCTGCAGGCTTACAAAAATATCTCAGGCCCCCTGCTCATCCGCAGCGTATTTGAGTTGAAGCCGGAGCAGCAGGAAGCGATCAAAAATGCGGTAGGGCAGCTGCTAAATGAAAATGGCGAATTCCGCTTTGAAACCGATGAAAAACTGGCCGGAGGCATCGAACTTTCTGCTGATGGATATAAACTTTCCTGGAATATTGCCTCTTATCTTGATTCTCTGCAGGAAAAAATTTCAGAAGTCCTTCAGGAACAATCGGCCGAGAAAACAGAAAAAGTGGAGGCAGACTCCCCGGAAGAAAAAGCTGAACCTAAACAAATTGAATATGGCAGTGAAGGACCTGAATAATATCGCCCAACAGACTTTCGATGAAATGGAACGTGTGCGGGGAGAATATTCTTTTCCCTTCGCACCGCGTGAAACCGGAACTGTTTCCAGTATAACTTCCGGAGTCATAAAGGTGGAAGGTTTACCGGGAGCTTCTTTTGAGGAATTGCTGAAATTTCCAAACGGCCTATCTGGAATAGCCTATAATATTGATGAAACTGAAATAGGTGCCATACTTTTAGGAGAAGATTCGTTGTTGAATGCTGGAGATGAAGTGCGGCGTACCGGCCGTGTGATGGATGTTCCCGTGGGCGAAGATCTGCTGGGTAGAGTGCTGAATCCCCTGGGAGAACCGGTAGATGGTAAAGGTCCGGTCGCCTGGGAAAAACGTTTCCCCATTGAACGTCCTGCTCCGGCAATTATGGATCGCGATCCGGTTGCAGTGCCATTACAGACTGGTCTGAAAGTTATTGACGCTTTGATTCCCATAGGCCGTGGTCAGCGAGAGCTTATTCTGGGTGACCGGCAA
This genomic interval carries:
- the atpD gene encoding F0F1 ATP synthase subunit beta, with protein sequence MKGDVQNINYGRIISVRGGIVDIFFDHNIPPISNLLHAGKENEISIEILTQLDVHRVRGIALNPTQGLARGMKVESRGNELRVPVGKEIVGRMFDVFGNTIDHGEPIKNAEQRKIHNTPPPLQKRSTKSEIFVTGIKAIDVLIPLERGGKAGLFGGAGVGKTVLLTELIHNMVENSKGISMFCGIGERCREGHELYYGMKEAGLLKNMVMLFGQMNEPPGARFRVGHAALTMAEYFRDDENRDVLLLIDNIFRFIQAGMEVSGLMGQMPSRLGYQPTMGTELSKLEERIANTETGAITSIQAVYVPADDLTDPAAVHTFSHLSASIVLSRKKAGEGLYPAIDLLQSDSKMATPGIIGERHYQLAQEIRQTLAQYKELKDIIAMLGLEQLSAHDRNVVNRARKLERFFTQPFFATEQFSGIEGKAVSLDNALDGCERILNDEFKDLPESAFYMIGNIEEAKTKAGEVQKGESASEEKGEKKEEKNKEKTPEKEKKDGHPVNAS
- a CDS encoding AtpZ/AtpI family protein; translated protein: MRSDKEQDRDFSRKVGEKEERKIRSLRENKRSVWFGLGMMGMVGWSVAVPALLGVLTGLWLDKKYPQTFSWTLTLLVIGVFIGSIIAWYWVEKEDREIHNNKDQENE
- a CDS encoding ATP synthase subunit I, which encodes MNNSFLIIVFLVGFALGVFFFGGLWYSVKKAVVSTKPLLWTFGSFFIRMSLTVLTFYFAGGEDWRRFLAVLIGFMAGRFTVIHITKTIDARHAEQKTEI
- a CDS encoding F0F1 ATP synthase subunit A yields the protein MKLSPDDTIFWSNGFININLTIVTTWGLMLVMVIGAWLITRKLQTGIKISRWQTILEMIVLSISSQVKEVGMDKPRRYIPFIGTLFLFIGIANLCIIFPGYEPPTGSLSTTTALAISVFLAVPFFGIEEGGLRGYLKTYLEPTWLMLPFNLIGEFTRTLALAVRLFGNIMSGGMIVAILLSIAPFIFPVLMDVLGLLTGIVQAYIFSVLATVYIAGAVQARKSKQKT
- a CDS encoding F0F1 ATP synthase subunit epsilon, with translation MDTQLMHLKILLPSRIFAEVRDVKRIVAETSEGHYGFLPQRLDCVAELEPGIFSYETAGGKTTYVAVDIGILVKSGLEVMVSARHAIGGVDLGKLQETVEKEFLKLDEEEKNVRYVMAKLESSFIQRLQKFEKHKNEI
- a CDS encoding F0F1 ATP synthase subunit B, which produces MKINWFTVIAQVINFLVLVWLLKRFLYKPILKATDEREKSIVSKLKDASAKKEEAKKERDEFQKKNSTFEQEKKQMMEKAANETKEQSEQMINETRKAVAAMKEKQEKNFRQMEENLKKELAERTSHEVLNISRQVLADLASAELEAQMVKHFIEQLQGMDEAGKQAFLQAYKNISGPLLIRSVFELKPEQQEAIKNAVGQLLNENGEFRFETDEKLAGGIELSADGYKLSWNIASYLDSLQEKISEVLQEQSAEKTEKVEADSPEEKAEPKQIEYGSEGPE
- a CDS encoding F0F1 ATP synthase subunit C, producing the protein MDNITIIGIASIITAGLTTGIGTMLPALSEGKAIASALSSLAQQPDASSTITRTLFVGLAMIESTAIYCFVVSMILIFANPFWNFIIAK
- the topA gene encoding type I DNA topoisomerase yields the protein MAKNLVIVESPAKAKTIEKFLGSDYKVASSFGHIADLPTKEIGVDTEGDFTPKYIVSKDKKDVVKKLKSLAKAAETVWLASDEDREGEAIAWHLSEELKLKNDKTKRIVFHEITKPAILKAIENPRSIDYNLVNAQQARRVLDRLVGYELSPVLWRKVKGGLSAGRVQSVAVRLIVEREREIQDFEAQASYRIDAEFATEDGKSFKARIPKNFDTKEEAEQFLKDNIGANFKVAELTTKPAKKNPAPPFTTSTLQQEAARKLYFSVGKTMTLAQRLYEAGHITYMRTDSVNLSDEAREGAKKEISKAYGDKYSKPRQFKGKAKGAQEAHEAIRPTSFQKHSISAERDQQRLYELIWKRAIASQMSDAQLERTNVKIDADKHDNQFTANGEVLKFDGFLKVYLEGSDEEDEEQSGMLPALKENQALLNNYITATERFTRPPYRYTEASLVKKLEELGIGRPSTYAPTISTIQTRNYIEKGSIEGSERNYVQFKLKNNKLSEKTLTETVGSDKGKLVPTATGMVVNDFLVNHFSNILDYNFTARVEESFDNIAEGNQEWKVMMKDFYKDFHPHVQDVARNADREVGERILGEDPETGKPVSVRLGKFGPMVQIGSVEDEDKPKFASLSPDQNLETITYEDAMALFELPKKLGEYKGEAVEVNNGRYGPYVRFGKKFVSLEKGEDPLNVDFDRAMELIKEKEKADAPIAEYKNKPVQKGVGRFGPFLKWNNMFINVNKKYDFDNLSNADIEELIEDKLKKEREKIIHNWEEEGIRVEKARWGRFNVIKGKTKVELPKTTKAGELTLDEVKDILEKSGKGGKKTGRKKSAKKKTTKKK